The nucleotide sequence GTGCAATGGACGCAGCGATATGCTAGGCCATACGGCATCGGCCCCAAACCGGGGCCGATGCCGTATTTTATTCTTTTTTCCGCAACAACGGCGTGTTATGGCAATAGCGTCGTCCGGCCGCGCCCGCCCCGGCCAAGGCCTTGATCCCAAGCCCGCGACGGTCAAAGGAGACCCGACATGGCCCAACTCACCGAGCATCCGGCCCACAGCGCCCTTGTCGCCCACCATGAGCGCGTGAGGGACCTGCACATGCGCGACCTGTTCGCCGCCGATTCCGGCCGGTTCGACAAACTTTCCCTGCGCCTGGGCGACATCCTGTTCGATTATTCCAAGAACCGGGTCACGGACGAGACCCTGGGCCTGCTGTTCGACCTGGCCCGGCAGGCCGGGGTGGAAGCCCGGCGCGACGCCATGTTCGCCGGCGAAAAAATCAACCGCACCGAGAACCGGGCCGTGCTCCACGTGGCCCTGCGCAACCGGGCCAACCGGCCCATCCTGGTGGACGGCCACGACGTCATGCCGGACGTCAACAAGGTGCTCAACCAGATGCGCATCTTCTGCGGCCGCGTCCATTCCGGCCAGTGGAAGGGGTATAGCGGCAAGGCCATCACCGACGTGGTCAACATCGGCATCGGTGGTTCGGACCTGGGACCGCAGATGGCGAGTCTGGCCCTGGCCCAGTATGCCGTGCCCGGCATCACGTCGCATTTCGTTTCCAACGTGGACGGCGCGCACATGGTGGAAACGCTGCAGCGCGTCTCCCCGGAGACGACCCTTTTTATCATCGCCTCCAAGACCTTCACCACCCTGGAGACCATGGCCAACGCCCATGACGCCCGGGACTGGTTTCTCGCCCAAGCCGGCGACGAGGCGGCCGTGGCCAAGCATTTCGTGGCCCTGTCCACCAACGCCGAAGCCGTGGCCGCCTTCGGCATCGACACGGCCAACATGTTCGCCTTCTGGGACTGGGTCGGCGGGCGCTATTCCCTGTGGTCGGCCATTGGCCTGTCCATCGCCCTGGCCGTGGGCTTCGACAACTTTGAAGCCATGCTCGAAGGCGCGTTTCTCGCCGACGAGCATTTCCGGTCCGCGCCACTTGAGCGCAACATTCCGGTGGTCATGGGACTGCTCGGCATCTGGTACAACAATTACTTCGGGGCGCAGACCCAGGCCATCCTGCCCTATGACCAGCACCTGACCCGGTTCGCCGCCTATTTCCAGCAAGGCGACATGGAGAGCAACGGCAAGTCCGTCACCAATGACGGCCGGTTTGTGGACTACACCACCGGCCCCATCATCTGGGGCGAGCCGGGCACCAACGGCCAGCACGCTTTTTATCAGCTGATCCATCAGGGCCGAAAGCTCATCCCCTGCGATTTCCTGGCCGCCGCCATCACCCGCACGCCCCTGGGCCGGCATCAGGACATGCTCTTGTCCAACTTTTTCGCCCAGACCGAGGCCCTCATGAAGGGCAAGACCGTGGACGAAGCCCGGGCCGAGCTGGCCGACAAGGTCTTGGGTGAAGCGCAGCTGGAGCTTTTATCCAAGGCCAAGTCCTTCACCGGCAACCGACCGACCAATTCGTTCCTATATCGCGTCCTGGATCCCAAGACTCTGGGCACGCTGATCGCGCTCTATGAGCACAAGATCTTTGTCCAGGGAACCATCTGGGACATCAACTCCTACGACCAGATGGGCGTGGAACTCGGCAAAGTGCTGGCCGGAACCATCCTCAAGGAGCTGGAGAATGACGCGCCGGTGGCGTCCCACGACTGCTCCACCAATGGCCTGGTCAATTACTACAAGGAATTGCGTCTGGGCGACTAGTGTCGCGTCCCTTAAAAATACGACATTTTTTAAGAAAAAATTTACAGTTTCAACATGTTGTCTACGAGATACCCTGTGAGTTTTTCGTGAACGCGACACTCGTGTCGCGCCCCGAGCCGCAGCAAAACGACTCCTCAGGCGGCCGGGAGCCTGAGGCCCCCGGTCCCCCAAAAGGGGCAAAGAGGAGATAGCGGGAAGACGTGGTTACCCCGTCAGCCGCTTGGCCAGATTCAGGGCGGCGGCCAGGCTGCTGACGGCCGCCTTGCCCGTGCCGACCAGCTCGAAGCCCGTGCCATGGCCCACGGAGGTGCGCACAAAGGGCAAGCCAAGGGTCACGTTGACCGTGTCCTTGAAGTGCAAAAGCTTCAGCGGCGGCAGGCCCTGGTCGTGGTACATGGCCAGGATGGCGGAAAATTCGCCCTGGGCCGCCCGGTAAAAAAGCGTGTCCGCCGGCAGCGGCCCCACGGCCGAAATGCCCTTGGCCCGGGCCGCCTCCACGGCCGGGCGCACCACCGCCTCATCCTCGCGGCCTAAAAGCCCCCCCTCCCCGGCATGGGGATTGAGGCCGCACACGGCAATGGGCTTGTCCGCCACCCCAAGGCGCGTAACGTAATCCCAGGTCAGGGCCAGACAGCGGGCCACCCGATCGTAGGTGACCAGCGACGGCACCTTGGCCAGGGGCGGATGGGTGGTGACCAAGCTCACCCGCAGCACCGGGCCGCACAGGTGCATGCATACGCCGCCGCGCCCCACGCCCGAACGCTCGGCCAGAAATTCGGTATGGCCCGGAAAGGCGAAACCGGCGGCATTGAGCGCCGCCTTGGACAGCGGGCCGGTGACCAGTCCCCAATCCGGGTGGGCGGCCAGGGCGGCCAGGGCCAGCTCCAGACTTTCGCCGGCGGCCCGCCCGCCTTCAGGCGTCTCCTGGCCAGGGGACAACGGCAGCCCGGCCGAGCCCTCAGGCTCCAGCAGATAAATCCCGGGCGCAGCCTCGGCCACGGCGTCGTAGTCGGACAGGCGCGTCCAGAACCGGGCCAGCCCCAGGCGCTCGGCGTGCCAGACCAGGGCCGTTTCCGGGCCAACAAGCACCACAGGACGGTCGTTTTTCGGCGCGTCCGGGCCGCCGAGCAGCCGGCAGACCAGTTCCGGCCCCAGGCCGCCTGCGTCGCCGAGGGTGAGAAGGATGGGGTTTTTCAAAGGGGATTGGGCAGTCATGGGCTTCCTTCCACAACACCAACAGCCGGTGGGAAGATTCCCCCGGCACAGGAGGTTTGGGGAGGAGGCCGCGCCTCCTCCCGTCCATGTTCAGCCTTCGGGGGTCAAGGCCACGGCAGCCAGGGGCGGCAGCGTCAGGGAGAGGTATTCGGGCCAGTCGCCGTACGCGGCCGGCCGGGCCATGACGCCGCCGCCGTTGCCGATGTTGCCGCCGCCGAAAAGCGCTGCGTCGGAATTGAATATCTCCCGCCAGAACCCGGGGATGCGGCAGCCCACGGCGTAGTTCTCGCGCACGATGGGCGTGAAGTTGAACGCCCACAAGACCGGCGATCCGTCCGGGGCCTTGCGCAGGAAGGTGATGACCGAGGCGGCGTAATCAGACAAATCCACCCACTCGAATCCGGTCCAGTCGTTGTCGCGGTCGTGCATGGCCGGATAGGCCTTGTGCAGGGCATTAAGCGCCCGCACCAGTTCCGCCGCGCCTTGGTGATTGGGGAAATCCATCAGCGCCCAGTCGAGGGGCTCCCGGGAGTTCCATTCCTTCCACTGGCCGAATTCGCAGCCCATGAACAGGAGCTTCTTGCCCGGATGGGCCCACATATACGCCAAAAACAGGCGCAGGTTGGCCATTTGCTGCCACTGGTCGCCGGGCATCTTGGAAATGAGCGCGCCTTTGCCGTGAGTGACCTCGTCGTGGGACAGAGGCAGGATGAAGTTCTCGTGGAAGGCGTAGAGCATGGAAAAGGTGAGTTGGTTTTGGTGGTAACCCCGGTAGATGGGGTCCTTGGCGAAATAGCTCAGGGTGTCGTTCATCCAGCCCATGTTCCACTTGAAGGTGAACCCCAGGCCTCCGGTATAGACCGGCCGCGACACACC is from Solidesulfovibrio magneticus RS-1 and encodes:
- the pgi gene encoding glucose-6-phosphate isomerase; translated protein: MAQLTEHPAHSALVAHHERVRDLHMRDLFAADSGRFDKLSLRLGDILFDYSKNRVTDETLGLLFDLARQAGVEARRDAMFAGEKINRTENRAVLHVALRNRANRPILVDGHDVMPDVNKVLNQMRIFCGRVHSGQWKGYSGKAITDVVNIGIGGSDLGPQMASLALAQYAVPGITSHFVSNVDGAHMVETLQRVSPETTLFIIASKTFTTLETMANAHDARDWFLAQAGDEAAVAKHFVALSTNAEAVAAFGIDTANMFAFWDWVGGRYSLWSAIGLSIALAVGFDNFEAMLEGAFLADEHFRSAPLERNIPVVMGLLGIWYNNYFGAQTQAILPYDQHLTRFAAYFQQGDMESNGKSVTNDGRFVDYTTGPIIWGEPGTNGQHAFYQLIHQGRKLIPCDFLAAAITRTPLGRHQDMLLSNFFAQTEALMKGKTVDEARAELADKVLGEAQLELLSKAKSFTGNRPTNSFLYRVLDPKTLGTLIALYEHKIFVQGTIWDINSYDQMGVELGKVLAGTILKELENDAPVASHDCSTNGLVNYYKELRLGD
- the pdxA gene encoding 4-hydroxythreonine-4-phosphate dehydrogenase PdxA, which translates into the protein MTAQSPLKNPILLTLGDAGGLGPELVCRLLGGPDAPKNDRPVVLVGPETALVWHAERLGLARFWTRLSDYDAVAEAAPGIYLLEPEGSAGLPLSPGQETPEGGRAAGESLELALAALAAHPDWGLVTGPLSKAALNAAGFAFPGHTEFLAERSGVGRGGVCMHLCGPVLRVSLVTTHPPLAKVPSLVTYDRVARCLALTWDYVTRLGVADKPIAVCGLNPHAGEGGLLGREDEAVVRPAVEAARAKGISAVGPLPADTLFYRAAQGEFSAILAMYHDQGLPPLKLLHFKDTVNVTLGLPFVRTSVGHGTGFELVGTGKAAVSSLAAALNLAKRLTG